Within the Halichoerus grypus chromosome 2, mHalGry1.hap1.1, whole genome shotgun sequence genome, the region ttgtccatgtatttctttctaataagataaaaagtttatgaaactagaaaacaaatagTATTTTGGACCCTTAGAGCGTTCTtcccttgttttgcttttttgtttttgtttctatttttttgcaaTAGAAAGAGATGCTGCCACTTTTTTAAGCACTCTTATTTAAACAGAGGGGAGAAAAACCctattaaaagagaaatgaaaccagCTTTGAACtaccaaaaaaaaccctaaaaccaaaccaaaacaacaaacccagaaaacaagtgttggcaaggatatggagaaattagaactcttGTGCTCTGCTAGCAGGAAggtgaaatggtacagccacagtggaaaacagtacggcagttcctcgaaaaattaaaaacagaattaccatcgGATCCAACAGGCccactttggggtatatacccaaaagaactgaaaacaagatcTGAAAGAGATATctatacacccatgttcatagcagcattattcagcATAACTAAAACgtggaagccacccaagtgtccactgctggatgaatggataaggaaaatggagtatatacacacaatggaattattatttggccttaaaagaaaaggaaattctgactaATTCTgactatgctaagtaaaataagccagtcacaaaaagacaaatactgtctgattccacttatatgacacTTGGAGTATTCAAAATCAAAAAGACCGAGTGGAACTATGGTTGCTGGggtctggagggagggaagaaacgAGGAGTGACCGTTCAGCAGGTACGGAGCTTCTGGGGTACAAGGGACAGACTGTAGTGATGAgggcacaacaatgtgaatgtacttcatgccactgaactgtaacctttaaaatggttaagatggtcaaTTGTATGTTATCTGCatcttaccacaattaaaaaatcatatgtatatatataaaacgtGTATATGTGCCTATGACTTACAAACTAAGCTACAGCTGTTAAGTTTGTATCTCGTATATTTTGAGACATACACAAAACACAGcagctttttaaatatacaaaaataaatgtgaatggaagttctaatattttcttctagcaCCCTAACAGATCATCCCAGCACCCTCAGGGGGGGCCCAAATCCCGAGACTGTTGCACACTGGGAAGTGAGGTCTCTTTCTCCAGCCCGCATCTTACGATGCACAAAGGAAGGAGGAGTGCCAACAAGGCCAACCATGACACCAAtctgccttctcttcctcctttccttcgcTGGCATTCCAGGAGCGCTGAACCCTCCTCCAGGGTGTCAAGAATACGCAATCCTAGCAGACTCAGCTATAACAAATCCTCAGCAAGTAGCAAATCCCTGGAAAGTTTAGAGAGAGACTGAAATACGAACTGGATGTAAATGCTACTCTCTAGCACCATGGAGATCCTTGAAAAACTTGGTGAATTGCTAAAACGTGAACTAGAATGAGGTTTCCCAGAGAAGTCTCTTGCTTGGCCGGAGAATGAAGAGATCTCAAAGGCTTAAAAACACTGCTTGTGTGAAAACCCATGGCAATCaactaaaaaaatgaagttggatctAAAAATCAGGCTGTATGGGAGACAGCGCGTGCGCTCACCAGCGGCTGCAGACTTACCTTCAGTATTTCCGGTTCTTTGATATCCAGAGATCTTGTGTTCCAGTGTTGTAGGTTTTTATGTAATCTGTGGTATTTATGAGCACTTGGTGGTGTAAAAAACCAAATCATGCAAACCGCAGTCATGAATCCAAGACCGACTCCCAGAAAGAGTCCGCTCAcataatgggggagggggaggatgaggTACCCATAGACACACATTATAAAGAAGCCCAGGGTCTTCACTGGTAATTCGGGGTGCTGCACGGCCGAGTGGGCCTCGTCCTCACTGTCAAGAGTTGGACCATCATCCGCCAGCACCTCGGGCTTGAGAGGGATATCCGGGAGCTTATCGACTGTACTCTCTACCTCTGCTTCCAAATCAAAGTCCTCACTGTATAGTTCGCAGAACTCTTCATCTTCTTTGCTCACTAAGGCAGACAAGGAACACTTCTCAAGAACCAGAGAGCTCGTCTTCAGGCCTAAGTCCTTCAGACCGCTCACCTGGGAGCTTCTCGGCTCCACCTCTCTTGAGGGCTCATCTGCGGCCCTGGGGTCACTCCCACAGCCGTCCCCCTCGGAATCACACTCCTCCTCCTTGATGCTGTAGTTGTTATTGCTTTCCAAGTGACCGTTCAGGCTGGACAGATTGGAGAGCTCTGAAGCACTTGAAGATAAGGCTTTGGGCCTGTGGCTGCCACTTTCTTCTCCCATAATTTTACTAAGGAGCTGAAAAGGCTCATATATGACTTCTGAAAGGCGTCGCTTAGTGTCTTCGATTTTAGCCTCCATCTCGGGCACTTTGAAAAAGGAGCGCGTATCGGAGGGAGAAGTCAGTGGGGAGGAAGGTGCAGTTTTGGAGTCCCCACCTGTGCTGCGTGGCTGTGTGAACTGCTTGAACAGGTGTAAGTTGAGCTTGGAGTCGGGTGGTTTACAGGACGCGGCGTCTGCCTCCTGCCGCGAGGTGTCTGTGGACAGAGACTTGACTAATGTCTTCATCAAGTGCCTGTGCCTCGAGGCGTGGGGGGGTTCTTTTGGCTCAACCTCGGTCGACAGGGACTTCACAAGGCTCATGAAGGGCTTGGTGCTGGACAGGGTAGAAGATGAGGCACTGGAGGAGAGGACAGGAGACTTGGAAGGAGAGGACAGCGGGGAGGAAGAACCGGTTTTCTGCTCAGAAAGGGATGACACACTGGGAGAGCTAGCTAAGGGGCCTAACGAAGACgaccctggggacagagccaaTGGCACCGTACTTAATACTCGCGCTGCCGGAGGAGGGGACTCCAACAGCTTTACCGTGTTCTCGGAGACGGGCAAAATGGCAGGGGACACGGACAGTCCATCTGCCAGGATGGGCTGGGCGGCAGGGCCAGAGGAGTCATGGCCACCCTGGGGTTCGAGATAGAGGTCTTCCTTGGCTTCGAGCGCTGTTACAATGCTTTGGTCGTCCAGCCCCTCCTCAAGGTACTCCCTGaactcctcctcttcctcctcctcctcctccccggaTGCCGAGAAGTGAATGGCGATAGTGTCTCGGGACACGGACCTCTGCACGTGCACTCTGGGGGCTGATGGTTTTGGCATGTCAATGGTTTTCTCGGCATGGCGACCATTCAGACTTGTCATCGCCGGCTTCTCGAGGGCTCAGGCTCTGCGGAAAGAGCAAGGAAACCGGAAGTCAGAGAGCCGTTTCCGCACAGGAGAGGCTATCGTGTGCACACTGGAGCACAGATGAAGCTCCCTTCCAAATGGTGATTATGCTTTTACTTGGCAGATGGCCACTGTTTCTCACCTGAGCGGGTTTGATGGTTTAATTTTCACCAGATAAATCCCAGTTAGGCATTCTCTTTTATGAGCAAGCTACAAACCGGTATTATAAAGGCCATACGATCTGTCTGACTTCACAACAGCTGAGTAATTGTTTCCTCCCTCTTAACTGGCTCGTTTCTACCAGCCATTCTATATTTCAACACTTGAAATACCTGCACAATAGAGGTTACCAGCATTACCTCAGAAGTCCAACGGAATAGAATGCAGCAGCCTGGGGATTTTGAGGATCTTAGAACAAAAACTTCACCACTGTTTGCCAGCTATAAAAAGCCAACTCAGGATGATTACTGCTTCCAGTGCTATTTTCCCAGCAATCCTAACAAATATTCGGCTTGCTTCTCCCACCAGGACTCATACTATCTTGCCACGGCGAAGGAGCAGCAAAGTCTCCAAGGGCGGAAAGGGAAATCTCTAGATGAATTGCTATCACCCTGTTGGCTCCTTTATTCCCCAAATGGCAGAGTACTTAGGTAGCCATGAAGACATGGTCATATTCTGGGGCTTCAGGATaaaggaaacatattttaaaCTGAACCCAAGATTCAGAGGGCAGGAAAATTAAGTCTCAATGCTGTAACCCATCACCAACCAAGAACTCCGTTAAGGGCTATGGTGAGAGACGTGGAAGCTATGCTTTCTGCCCTTCTGGAACTCAGCAGCCAGCTGGGGAGAAGACAGACACCTGAAAAGCTGGGCAGCAAAACAGAAGACACCAAGCCGACCCTGCAGTATCTAGTACATTACCTCTCTCCCTATtcactaaaggcctatttactggATACCACACACCATGACAGACcctacaaaatggaaattaacaCCATAATCTGGAAAGAAACCCTATCAAAGGAGCTAAAACACACTTGAGGAATGAACTTCAGGTGTTCTGAGGAAGCTAAGACCAGTGTGGGAAGGAGGATACCTGCTCAGCCTCTTAAACCGAtggggaaggggcgcctggctggcttggtcaatagagcatgtgactcttaatctcagggtcatgagttcaggtcCCAGGctctaggcatggagcctacttcaaataaaaaaaaaattaaattaaattaaataataaatggatgGGCAGGTTGTGGCAGAAGGGGCATGATGGGAAAGAAGCGAAAAGGTGTAAGATGAGCATGGGCATGATGTGTCCTGCCAAATGGGCCTTTACCTCCAGGAGGGTGGGTGCgtgctggggagcagggggagaccAGAAGTACAGGAGCGGCATCCTGGGGAGTGCAAGCGCAGCCTTGGGAGCTGCTGGTATATACATGCTGGCAGGCAAATAGAGCTCCTGGCACTTGCTCTTTTTCCAGCTGACTCTGTGGGACCTTGAACAAGCCAAAACTTCTCTGGTTCTCAgaatcttcatctgtaaaatggaggatcACGAGTTCTTTCCAAATCTAAAATCCTACACGTTTATAGATGATTGTATACAACCCAACATAATACACTTATACAAGTAATCTACGAGACATGATCAATGTTACGTTGCTTGCTTGTTTCTTTAGTTTGAAGAACTCCTATATTTGAGTCTTCTGTCAAATATTCATGTGCAAAACGCTGGCACCTGATACTACCAACAAGAGAAAAAGTAAACCTTTGGTGGGGGCGTGGGTGGCAGTGATCCTGCGTCACTAGAACAGAAAATACCCCAATGATGACACGAACGACCACTCGAGCACAGTCACAACGTGACACATCTGTAACTGCACATTTTTAGCATCAATACTTAAGTTATGTTCACAGAAACTTTCCAACAGAGTTTTGCCCATGCTCACCGTGACCCTCAGGCTCTCCTATCCCCAACAGATTCAGGAAAAGGGAATGATCTTTATGGGCAGACAAAGCAATTTAAATCCAGGAGCTGAGGGCAAGTTAAAAAGACACACAGCCTCAGGTCCAGGACAATCCCTCCCGGTTATCTTTAAACCAACAGGTTTGTAAGCttagtaagaagaaaaataccaagTGCAACACGTTTTTCATTTAACTGTCACCTAGTTTTATAAGtgtaatttaagaagaaaattatagaggtaatttaaaaagaaaagtttgatacttgaaaaataaacttcatttaaattgctttaataacagggcacctgggtggctcagtcagttaagcgtcccatgcttcggctcaggtcgtgatctcagggtcgtgagatcaagccctgtgtcgggctccccactcagtacagagtctgcttgagattctttctccctctccatctgctcctcctgCTAGTTCTCTCTCGCGtgcatgctctcaaataaataaataaaatctttaaactgttTTAATAACATAAAGGATGACCTGTAAGGCTCTGCTGTTCTGAGGCTGTTTCACGGGTAGCGGTGGCTACAAGTTAAAATGACTGCGGGCACAGGGGTAAGACAGAGCACGATTTGGGCGCTGAACAGCGTTGAGTCAGTCCTCTGGGGAGCAAGGCAAGAGTGGAGAGGCCTGTCTATCGTTGAGGGTGGGATGGCCTGGGAATCCGCAGGCAAAGTCCCGTCCAGGCAGCAgccaaagggagaaaagagaaaacagtagtGTATCCAGGAGCCTGCGGTACAACGAGCAAGCACCTGCCCAGGAAGGACCACCACTGGGGCCTCCTTGCCCAATCCTCCTCCACACAGTCAGGCCCCCTGACTTGCCAGTTGAAGGGGCCTCTGCTCCTCTCCGATCAGACTGTCTCAAGGCCTACGTCAGCCAGTAGGGCCCAAGCTGGACCCACGGAGAGCTGGGTGCCAGGGAGCCAGCTAAGGGCAGGCAGTCTGGCTTACCATCCAGTGTCTTTCTCCAGGGCTCAGGG harbors:
- the TEX2 gene encoding testis-expressed protein 2 isoform X3 encodes the protein MTSLNGRHAEKTIDMPKPSAPRVHVQRSVSRDTIAIHFSASGEEEEEEEEEFREYLEEGLDDQSIVTALEAKEDLYLEPQGGHDSSGPAAQPILADGLSVSPAILPVSENTVKLLESPPPAARVLSTVPLALSPGSSSLGPLASSPSVSSLSEQKTGSSSPLSSPSKSPVLSSSASSSTLSSTKPFMSLVKSLSTEVEPKEPPHASRHRHLMKTLVKSLSTDTSRQEADAASCKPPDSKLNLHLFKQFTQPRSTGGDSKTAPSSPLTSPSDTRSFFKVPEMEAKIEDTKRRLSEVIYEPFQLLSKIMGEESGSHRPKALSSSASELSNLSSLNGHLESNNNYSIKEEECDSEGDGCGSDPRAADEPSREVEPRSSQVSGLKDLGLKTSSLVLEKCSLSALVSKEDEEFCELYSEDFDLEAEVESTVDKLPDIPLKPEVLADDGPTLDSEDEAHSAVQHPELPVKTLGFFIMCVYGYLILPLPHYVSGLFLGVGLGFMTAVCMIWFFTPPSAHKYHRLHKNLQHWNTRSLDIKEPEILKGWMNEIYNYDPETYHATLTHSVFVRLEGGTLRLSKPNKNISRRASYNETKPEVTYISQKIYDLSDSKIYLVPKSLARKRIWNKKYPICIELGRQDDFMSKAQTDKETSEEKPPAERELGSEDPKKPPHPQEGTRSSQRDQILYLFGRTGRDKEEWFRRFILASKLKSEIKKPPGVSGNKPGVLPSYSRHNSPSGHLTHSRSSSKGSVEEVMSQPKQKELVGSVRQKMLLDYSVYMARCVPQENRSPQRSPVQSAESSPTAGKKLPEAPPSEEEEQEAWVNALLGRMFWDFLGEKYWSDLVSKKIQMKLSKIKLPYFMNELTLTELDMGVAVPKILQAFKPYVDHQGLWIDLEMSYNGSFLMTLETKMNLTKLGKEPLVEALKVGEIGKEGA